In Halorussus limi, a genomic segment contains:
- a CDS encoding M20/M25/M40 family metallo-hydrolase — translation MDERHREFLDDLLATPSPSGFEADVQRVWVEYVSEFADEVRTDEYGNAVAVVEGSAERDAADRSSGQGPRDGDPAIAFTGHADEIGLMVNSVDEDGFVRLSRVGGTDRTVSKGQHVEIHTDDGVVRGVVGQTAIHLRDPEDEELEDIAEQHVDIGAETEAEARELVDVGDPITFDTPVRELQGTRMAARGMDNRVGIWVAAEAARRAAEADVDATVYAVSTVQEELGKQGAKMVGFDLPVDAALAVDVTHAVDSPDLGKEKDQHGEVELGAGPVVARGSSNHPEVVRTVREAAAERDLPVQLQAAGRSTGTDADAFYTSQGGIPSLNVGLPNRYMHTPVEVIDTEDLNAAADLLAAFAAESSGRESFSVDI, via the coding sequence ATGGACGAGCGACACCGCGAATTTCTCGACGACTTGCTCGCGACACCGAGTCCGTCCGGCTTCGAGGCCGACGTGCAACGGGTGTGGGTCGAGTACGTCTCGGAGTTCGCCGACGAGGTACGAACCGACGAGTACGGGAACGCCGTGGCGGTCGTGGAGGGTAGCGCGGAGCGAGACGCCGCGGACCGGTCGAGCGGGCAGGGCCCGCGAGACGGCGACCCCGCAATCGCGTTCACCGGGCACGCCGACGAAATCGGCCTGATGGTGAACAGCGTGGACGAGGACGGGTTCGTCCGCCTCTCGCGGGTCGGCGGCACCGACCGCACGGTCTCGAAGGGCCAGCACGTCGAGATTCACACCGACGACGGCGTGGTTCGGGGCGTCGTGGGCCAGACCGCCATCCACCTCCGGGACCCCGAGGACGAGGAGTTGGAGGACATCGCCGAACAGCACGTGGACATCGGCGCAGAGACCGAGGCCGAGGCCCGCGAACTCGTGGACGTGGGCGACCCCATCACCTTCGACACGCCGGTCCGCGAGTTGCAGGGCACCCGGATGGCGGCCCGCGGGATGGACAACCGCGTCGGTATCTGGGTCGCCGCGGAGGCCGCCCGGCGCGCGGCCGAGGCCGACGTGGACGCCACGGTCTACGCGGTCAGTACCGTCCAAGAGGAACTCGGTAAACAGGGCGCGAAGATGGTCGGGTTCGACCTGCCGGTGGACGCCGCCCTCGCGGTGGACGTGACTCACGCGGTCGATTCGCCCGACCTCGGGAAGGAGAAGGACCAGCACGGCGAGGTCGAGTTGGGCGCCGGTCCGGTCGTCGCCCGCGGGTCCTCGAACCACCCCGAGGTCGTCCGCACCGTCCGGGAGGCCGCGGCAGAGCGCGACCTGCCGGTTCAGTTGCAGGCCGCCGGGCGCTCGACCGGCACCGACGCCGACGCCTTCTACACCTCGCAGGGCGGCATCCCGTCGCTGAACGTCGGCCTCCCGAACCGCTACATGCACACCCCCGTCGAGGTCATCGACACCGAGGACTTGAACGCCGCGGCCGACCTGCTGGCGGCGTTCGCGGCGGAGTCGTCGGGGCGTGAATCCTTCTCGGTCGATATCTAA
- a CDS encoding MBL fold metallo-hydrolase, with amino-acid sequence MRVTFLGTGSAMPTGERYQTGIVVTDDETGRHLLVDCGSGVLHRLQQSGVGYESISSVLLTHHHLDHVADLLPLLKARWLAGEEHLEVVGPTGTKSLVDDLLDVHDYLQGRMDLRVREVGAHEFEVAGFEVEGYETRHSLPCLAYRFGDAFTFSGDSEAFTGLANFADGCDVLAHDCSFPDDVDVDNHPTPTQLGEALDGSGADIDTVFLTHLYPHTEGRHEEMLESIGSVYDGDVRFADDLRTIEL; translated from the coding sequence ATGCGAGTTACCTTTCTCGGGACCGGAAGCGCGATGCCGACCGGCGAGCGCTATCAGACCGGTATCGTCGTGACCGACGACGAGACCGGCCGCCACCTCCTCGTCGACTGCGGGAGCGGCGTCCTCCACCGCCTCCAGCAGTCGGGCGTGGGCTACGAGTCGATTTCGAGCGTCCTGTTGACCCACCACCACCTCGACCACGTCGCCGACCTCCTCCCCCTGCTCAAAGCGCGGTGGCTGGCGGGCGAGGAACACCTCGAAGTCGTCGGCCCGACCGGCACGAAGTCGCTCGTCGACGACCTGCTCGACGTACACGACTACCTGCAGGGGCGCATGGACCTCCGAGTTCGGGAGGTCGGTGCCCACGAATTCGAGGTCGCCGGGTTCGAAGTCGAGGGGTACGAGACCCGCCACTCGTTACCCTGCTTGGCTTACCGGTTCGGCGACGCGTTCACTTTCAGCGGCGACAGCGAGGCGTTCACCGGCCTCGCTAACTTCGCCGACGGGTGCGACGTGCTGGCCCACGACTGCTCGTTCCCGGACGACGTAGACGTGGACAATCACCCGACGCCGACGCAACTCGGCGAGGCGCTCGACGGGTCGGGTGCAGACATCGACACGGTGTTCCTGACCCACCTCTACCCCCACACCGAGGGCCGCCACGAGGAGATGTTAGAGTCCATCGGGTCGGTGTACGACGGCGACGTGCGGTTCGCTGATGATTTGCGGACTATCGAACTGTAG
- a CDS encoding methyl-accepting chemotaxis protein produces the protein MAVNDTSERFGPSTHTDAGDFWRGAFEQLVEQLPEPAFLVDDTGHITRWNSAVAEMTGYPSEEVVGKHAYDVFGTEGEDETLAETVIRTGEVVREETIRSAATADGDRAHARALGVPITTPDGEVVGAVEVLNRVTALVEQRETIRDLQQQMTDEVETAVSELRDSTADVSEDSREVSDLAREQEENLQQVQSEVSSLSATVEEIASSADEVSKQSAEAKASAEESAESAERTLETVDEVAEKSEEVVADAQSLEERVDEIDEVVEVIDDIAEQTNLLALNANIEAARSDGNGDGFAVVANEIKELAEQSKDRVDEIESMVEDVRETTHDTVEKISENDEQLDEAAADIRSVVENQQDIVAAVQQTDTGVSQIADTTEEQAASAEEIASMTDTVVGQAGDVSDAVEGIAAANEEQTTMVRNIAESIESLEASIEDVME, from the coding sequence ATGGCTGTCAACGACACCTCTGAACGATTCGGACCGAGTACCCACACCGACGCGGGCGACTTCTGGCGAGGCGCGTTCGAACAACTCGTCGAACAATTGCCGGAACCCGCGTTCCTCGTGGACGACACCGGACACATCACGCGTTGGAACTCCGCCGTCGCGGAGATGACGGGGTACCCGTCCGAGGAGGTCGTCGGGAAGCACGCGTACGACGTCTTCGGGACCGAGGGGGAGGACGAGACGCTGGCCGAGACGGTGATTCGGACCGGCGAGGTCGTCCGCGAGGAGACGATTCGCTCTGCGGCGACCGCCGACGGCGACCGGGCCCACGCACGGGCGCTCGGCGTCCCCATCACCACACCCGACGGCGAGGTCGTCGGCGCGGTAGAGGTTCTCAACCGCGTCACCGCGCTGGTCGAACAGCGCGAGACGATTCGAGACCTCCAGCAGCAGATGACCGACGAGGTCGAGACGGCGGTGAGCGAACTCCGCGACTCGACCGCCGACGTCTCCGAGGACTCTCGGGAGGTCAGCGACCTCGCGCGGGAGCAGGAGGAAAACCTCCAACAGGTGCAGTCCGAGGTGTCCTCGCTGAGCGCGACGGTCGAGGAAATCGCGTCGAGCGCCGACGAGGTGAGCAAGCAGAGCGCCGAGGCGAAGGCGTCCGCCGAGGAGTCCGCCGAGAGCGCCGAGCGAACGCTCGAAACCGTCGACGAAGTCGCCGAGAAGTCCGAGGAGGTCGTCGCCGACGCCCAGAGCCTCGAAGAGCGCGTGGACGAAATCGACGAGGTCGTGGAGGTCATCGACGACATCGCCGAGCAGACCAACCTCCTCGCCCTGAACGCGAACATCGAAGCGGCGCGGTCGGACGGGAACGGCGACGGGTTCGCCGTGGTGGCGAACGAGATAAAGGAACTCGCCGAGCAGTCGAAAGACCGGGTGGACGAGATAGAGTCGATGGTCGAGGACGTGCGGGAGACGACCCACGACACGGTCGAGAAGATATCGGAGAACGACGAGCAACTCGACGAGGCCGCCGCCGACATCCGGTCGGTCGTGGAGAACCAACAGGACATCGTGGCGGCCGTCCAGCAGACCGACACCGGCGTCAGCCAAATCGCCGACACTACGGAGGAACAGGCCGCGAGCGCCGAGGAGATAGCGAGCATGACCGACACGGTGGTCGGACAGGCCGGTGACGTGTCCGACGCCGTCGAGGGCATCGCGGCCGCGAACGAGGAGCAGACCACGATGGTCCGGAACATCGCCGAGAGCATCGAGTCGCTCGAAGCGTCCATCGAGGACGTGATGGAGTGA
- a CDS encoding ATP-dependent helicase has protein sequence MGARELLARGDFDFDADSVELDDAAVLELLEPEVREWWVDEFGEYAPENGGFFTPPQKETIPLVHEGRNALVASPTGSGKTLSSFTAILNELFRRERERDEGLDNSVYCLYVSPLKSLANDIHRNLEVPLRGIAERMDGEPSVRHAIRHGDTDDAERQKMLTETPHILNTTPETLAILLNSPKFKRKLETVEYVVVDEIHSLAGGKRGTHLAVSLERLERMAETSPTRIGCSATVEPLEDIAEFLVGCETSGGEAGDRDGGASGPDGETSAGDEAGGDGAETGATPRECEIVDTRFVREFDIELQCPTDDLIATPRDVVNERFYDQLHDLIADHTNTLVFTNTRSGAERVLQNLRERYDAYDEDNSGCHHGSLSKEARQSIEQDLKDGTLDVVTTSTSLELGIDMPHIDLVVQVGSPKSVASLLQRVGRAGHQLGQTVTGRVVALDRDELVECAVMLKKAEEGFVDRVFVPEEAYDVAAQHVYGMAINDVRPEREVREILRSAYPYRNFSDDQFETLFRYLTSDYEGLEDKNVYAKIWRDENDPPDGEHHYPDFEVGEPLVGKRGRLARVIYMTNIGTIPDSFTCDVFTRSDNEWVGDLDEEYLDTLEKGDVFVLGGQNFEYQYRRGSKVYVDRTSGRPTVPSWFSERLPLSYDLGRGILDFQGELLERFQKRGKPAVRVWLREFPLDENSVRALARMFDEQVRYAGPESVSTASRLAVEVELDRDEYERHYYVHSNYGRRFNDGLSRVVAYRCANAANTNVSVAVADHGFTVSMPLNRKVDVAEILRDIAPEDVRSDLRSALDGTDLLQRYFRINATRSLMILKRYKGYEKSASEQQVSSEMLLGFAEGLDEFAVIEETYREIIEDKLAVSAIEDVMADVQSGEIAVTQHRVDTPTPRAFGLATLMASDVVLAEDESAVLQEFHDRVLEEIGGEYESEGASAAK, from the coding sequence ATGGGAGCGCGCGAGTTGCTGGCGCGCGGGGATTTCGACTTCGACGCCGACTCCGTCGAACTCGACGACGCCGCCGTTCTCGAACTGCTGGAACCCGAGGTCCGAGAGTGGTGGGTCGACGAGTTCGGCGAGTACGCCCCCGAGAACGGCGGTTTCTTCACGCCGCCACAGAAGGAGACCATCCCGCTCGTCCACGAAGGCCGGAACGCGCTGGTCGCGTCCCCGACCGGGAGCGGGAAGACGCTCAGTTCCTTCACCGCCATCCTGAACGAACTGTTCCGCCGCGAACGCGAACGGGACGAGGGACTGGACAACTCCGTCTACTGCCTCTACGTCTCGCCGCTCAAGTCGCTGGCCAACGACATCCACCGGAATCTGGAGGTGCCCCTGCGAGGCATCGCCGAGCGGATGGACGGCGAACCGTCGGTCCGCCACGCCATCCGGCACGGCGACACCGACGACGCCGAGCGCCAGAAGATGCTGACCGAGACGCCCCACATCCTGAACACGACGCCCGAGACGCTGGCCATCCTGCTCAACTCCCCGAAGTTCAAGAGGAAACTGGAGACCGTCGAGTACGTCGTCGTGGACGAGATTCACAGTCTGGCGGGCGGCAAGCGGGGCACCCACCTCGCGGTGAGCCTGGAGCGACTCGAACGCATGGCCGAGACATCGCCGACGAGAATCGGCTGTTCGGCGACCGTCGAACCGCTCGAAGACATCGCGGAGTTTCTGGTCGGGTGCGAGACGAGCGGTGGGGAAGCGGGCGACCGCGACGGAGGAGCGAGCGGCCCCGACGGGGAGACGAGCGCGGGCGACGAAGCGGGCGGCGACGGGGCGGAGACCGGCGCGACGCCCCGCGAGTGCGAAATCGTCGACACCCGGTTCGTCCGGGAGTTCGACATCGAGTTGCAGTGTCCGACCGACGACCTCATCGCCACGCCCCGCGACGTGGTCAACGAGCGGTTCTACGACCAGTTGCACGACTTAATCGCCGACCACACCAACACGCTCGTCTTCACGAACACCCGCTCGGGCGCCGAGCGGGTGCTTCAGAATCTCCGGGAGCGATACGACGCGTACGACGAGGACAACTCCGGGTGTCACCACGGAAGCCTCTCGAAGGAGGCCCGCCAGTCCATCGAGCAGGACCTCAAGGACGGGACACTCGACGTGGTGACGACCTCGACCAGCCTCGAACTCGGCATCGACATGCCGCACATCGACCTCGTGGTGCAGGTTGGGTCGCCCAAATCGGTCGCCTCCCTGCTCCAGCGCGTCGGCCGGGCGGGCCACCAACTCGGCCAGACCGTGACCGGGCGAGTCGTCGCGCTCGACCGCGACGAACTCGTGGAGTGCGCCGTCATGCTCAAGAAGGCCGAGGAGGGGTTCGTGGACCGGGTGTTCGTGCCCGAGGAGGCCTACGACGTCGCGGCACAGCACGTCTACGGCATGGCCATCAACGACGTGCGACCCGAGCGGGAGGTCCGCGAGATTCTCCGGAGCGCGTACCCGTACCGGAACTTCTCGGACGACCAGTTCGAGACGCTGTTCCGATATCTCACGTCGGACTACGAGGGACTGGAGGACAAGAACGTCTACGCCAAAATCTGGCGCGACGAGAACGACCCGCCCGACGGCGAACACCACTACCCCGACTTCGAGGTGGGCGAACCGCTCGTCGGCAAGCGCGGCAGGTTGGCGCGGGTCATCTACATGACCAACATCGGGACGATTCCCGACTCCTTTACCTGCGACGTGTTCACCCGGTCGGACAACGAGTGGGTCGGCGACTTAGACGAGGAGTACCTCGACACCTTGGAGAAGGGCGACGTGTTCGTCCTCGGCGGCCAGAACTTCGAGTACCAGTACCGCCGGGGGTCGAAGGTGTACGTCGACCGGACCAGCGGTCGGCCGACCGTCCCCTCGTGGTTCTCCGAGCGCCTGCCGCTGTCGTACGACCTCGGCCGGGGCATCCTCGATTTTCAGGGCGAGTTGCTGGAGCGGTTCCAGAAGCGGGGCAAGCCCGCGGTCCGGGTCTGGCTACGGGAGTTCCCGCTGGACGAGAACAGCGTCCGCGCCCTCGCCCGCATGTTCGACGAGCAGGTCCGGTACGCCGGCCCCGAGAGCGTCAGCACGGCGTCGCGCCTCGCGGTGGAGGTCGAACTCGACCGCGACGAGTACGAGCGCCACTACTACGTCCACTCGAACTACGGCCGGCGGTTCAACGACGGTCTCTCGCGGGTCGTGGCCTACCGGTGTGCCAACGCGGCCAACACCAACGTCTCGGTCGCGGTGGCCGACCACGGGTTCACGGTCTCGATGCCGCTCAACCGGAAGGTGGACGTGGCCGAGATTCTGCGCGATATCGCCCCCGAGGACGTGCGAAGCGACCTCCGGTCGGCGCTCGACGGCACCGACCTGCTCCAGCGGTACTTCCGCATCAACGCCACGCGGTCGCTGATGATTCTGAAACGCTACAAGGGCTACGAGAAGTCCGCCAGCGAACAGCAGGTCTCCAGCGAGATGCTGCTGGGGTTCGCCGAGGGGTTGGACGAGTTCGCGGTCATCGAGGAGACCTACCGGGAGATAATCGAGGACAAACTCGCCGTCTCGGCAATCGAGGACGTGATGGCCGACGTCCAGTCCGGCGAGATAGCGGTCACGCAACACCGCGTCGACACGCCGACGCCGCGGGCGTTCGGTCTCGCCACGCTGATGGCCAGCGACGTGGTGCTGGCCGAGGACGAGAGCGCAGTCCTGCAGGAGTTCCACGACCGCGTGCTGGAGGAAATCGGCGGTGAGTACGAGAGCGAGGGGGCCTCGGCGGCCAAGTAG
- a CDS encoding MBL fold metallo-hydrolase: MFTRFSIPTPFQVGPVNAYLAGRTLVDPGPGSEEAWSALLDELEAREMGPADVEQVLVTHPHPDHFGLAKRLREAGARVVASPTTAEVIADFEARLDYEQSFFVDFFETHGMARSTAETITDLPEVFLNVAPGVETDTTLEDGETVDVTGTALTAEAVQGHAAGETIFTYEADGEKRALVGDHVLPDITPNPLLQPPAEEGGERPRVLPAFNRSLASLREREFDRFLPGHREEITNPRERIGEILDAHDDRTENVREIVADGPTTAVEVMEELFDDLPATEYFSGMSEAVGHLDVLDDRGEVDAREQGGVVVWEVAE; encoded by the coding sequence ATGTTCACGCGGTTCTCGATACCGACGCCGTTCCAAGTCGGCCCGGTCAACGCCTACCTCGCTGGGCGGACGCTGGTCGACCCCGGACCGGGGAGCGAAGAGGCGTGGTCGGCGCTGCTCGACGAACTCGAAGCCCGTGAGATGGGCCCGGCCGACGTCGAACAGGTGTTGGTAACCCACCCGCACCCCGACCACTTCGGACTCGCCAAGCGGCTCCGGGAGGCGGGCGCGCGGGTCGTCGCCAGCCCCACGACCGCCGAGGTCATCGCGGACTTCGAGGCCCGACTCGACTACGAGCAGTCGTTCTTCGTGGACTTCTTCGAGACCCACGGGATGGCCCGCTCGACGGCCGAGACCATCACCGACCTGCCAGAGGTCTTCCTCAACGTCGCGCCTGGCGTCGAGACCGACACCACGCTCGAAGACGGCGAGACCGTCGACGTCACCGGAACCGCCCTCACGGCCGAGGCCGTGCAGGGCCACGCGGCCGGCGAGACCATCTTCACCTACGAGGCCGACGGAGAGAAGCGCGCCCTCGTCGGCGACCACGTCCTCCCCGACATCACGCCCAATCCCCTGCTCCAACCCCCGGCCGAGGAGGGCGGCGAGCGCCCGCGAGTCCTCCCGGCGTTCAACCGCTCGCTGGCGAGTCTCCGCGAGCGCGAGTTCGACCGCTTCCTGCCGGGCCACCGCGAGGAGATCACGAACCCCCGCGAGCGCATCGGCGAGATTCTGGACGCCCACGACGACCGGACCGAGAACGTCCGCGAAATCGTGGCGGACGGCCCGACCACCGCGGTCGAGGTGATGGAGGAACTGTTCGACGACCTGCCGGCGACCGAGTACTTCTCGGGGATGAGCGAGGCGGTCGGCCACCTCGACGTGTTGGACGACCGCGGCGAAGTCGACGCGCGCGAGCAGGGCGGCGTGGTCGTCTGGGAGGTGGCGGAGTGA
- a CDS encoding NmrA/HSCARG family protein, producing the protein MPTTVLVTGATGTQGGAVADHLLSGDHGEFEVHALTRHPESGAAHELAERGAEVVQGDLAEKNVLRPIVEEVDAVFGVTNFWEHGYDDEVKQGTNLAEVAAEEGVDHFVFSSVGGADRDSGVSHFDSKWEIEGRIRDLDLPATVVRPVFFMQNFEGMREEIEGGTLATGLGEGVTLQMVDADNVGGFVAETLADPDRYVGESYELAGDEHTLESAAEAFSDVMGRDVEPVHVPVEEIREQMGDEYAEMFEWFNEAGYDADIEALGTDHDVELTSLAEYLREHGWGSADEG; encoded by the coding sequence ATGCCGACGACAGTTCTCGTCACCGGCGCGACCGGGACACAGGGAGGGGCGGTCGCCGACCACCTGCTGTCAGGCGACCACGGAGAGTTCGAGGTTCACGCGCTGACTCGTCACCCCGAGAGCGGGGCGGCCCACGAACTCGCGGAGCGCGGGGCCGAGGTGGTGCAGGGCGATCTCGCCGAGAAGAACGTCCTCCGCCCCATCGTCGAGGAGGTAGACGCCGTCTTCGGCGTGACGAACTTCTGGGAACACGGCTACGACGACGAGGTGAAACAGGGGACCAACCTCGCCGAAGTCGCGGCCGAGGAGGGCGTCGACCACTTCGTGTTCAGTTCCGTCGGCGGCGCGGACCGCGATAGCGGCGTCTCTCACTTCGACTCGAAGTGGGAGATAGAGGGGCGAATCCGCGACCTTGACCTGCCCGCGACGGTCGTCCGGCCGGTCTTCTTCATGCAGAACTTCGAGGGGATGCGCGAGGAAATCGAGGGCGGCACGCTGGCGACCGGTCTCGGCGAGGGCGTCACCCTCCAGATGGTGGACGCGGACAACGTCGGCGGGTTCGTCGCCGAGACGCTGGCGGACCCCGACCGATACGTCGGCGAAAGCTACGAACTGGCCGGCGACGAACACACTCTCGAAAGCGCGGCCGAGGCCTTCTCCGACGTGATGGGTCGGGATGTCGAACCCGTTCACGTCCCCGTCGAGGAGATACGCGAGCAGATGGGCGACGAGTACGCCGAGATGTTCGAGTGGTTCAACGAGGCGGGCTACGACGCGGATATCGAGGCGCTCGGAACCGACCACGACGTGGAACTCACCTCGCTGGCGGAGTACCTCCGCGAACACGGGTGGGGGTCCGCCGACGAAGGATAG
- a CDS encoding adenine deaminase C-terminal domain-containing protein has protein sequence MNDLQSVALGDGDADLVVTGGRVCLPEKGEFQSRDVVVVDGRVAALPEDADPVIGDETRVITATDRVVAPGFVDAHTHLDLHQTFENAYHYAVEAGTTTVVSEVTGYGPAFGAEGVEQFLAATSYLPVRVRAVVPPQPLLDTFEPRWADDEEAEALADLLADDRVVGVGETDWIHAVGRDTPAELLYERADAEDKTVSGHAAGCSGEKFAAFATIIDDDHEAISGEDVVERVENGVHAIGRYGSIRDDMDAIGDAYPDVPTAELSLSTDGMWPRELIDEGCMDAVVRRAIEEGVEPADAIRMATLNPARHFGLAEEGVGSLSPGSVADIVLVDDLDEVNVTTVVSGGEVVYNKGESKVAPRNHEYPDHFYDSVNVSADPEQFRVPADAAGPGGEVRAVEYQQGLLSGETTVSPPVEGDRLVADPESGILKATLLDRHPRRDASDRSTDAGTGFTGFVTGLGLDSGAVATTLVWETTGVLAVGADDEAMRTAVERVAEMGGGWAVVDDGDVIAELPTRVAGVCSDLEVEETAKLYDAVESGLRRLGADAERPMLAVQTMTFPGVPKLKFSFSGYADILNREIVGLTP, from the coding sequence GTGAACGACCTCCAGTCGGTCGCACTCGGCGACGGGGACGCAGACCTCGTCGTCACGGGCGGCCGGGTCTGCCTGCCCGAGAAGGGAGAGTTCCAGTCGCGCGACGTGGTCGTCGTGGACGGCCGCGTCGCCGCCCTCCCCGAGGACGCCGACCCGGTAATCGGCGACGAGACCCGGGTCATCACCGCGACCGACCGCGTGGTCGCGCCGGGGTTCGTCGACGCCCACACCCACCTCGACCTCCACCAGACGTTCGAGAACGCCTACCACTACGCCGTCGAGGCCGGCACTACCACGGTCGTCTCGGAGGTCACGGGCTACGGCCCGGCCTTCGGCGCGGAGGGCGTCGAGCAGTTCCTCGCGGCCACCTCGTACCTCCCGGTTCGCGTCCGGGCGGTCGTGCCCCCGCAACCCCTGCTCGACACCTTCGAACCGCGCTGGGCCGACGACGAGGAGGCCGAGGCCCTCGCCGACCTGCTGGCCGACGACCGCGTGGTCGGCGTCGGCGAGACCGACTGGATTCACGCGGTCGGCCGGGACACGCCCGCGGAACTGCTCTACGAGCGCGCGGACGCCGAGGACAAGACCGTCTCGGGCCACGCCGCCGGATGTTCGGGCGAGAAGTTCGCGGCCTTCGCCACGATAATCGACGACGACCACGAGGCCATCTCGGGCGAAGACGTCGTGGAACGCGTCGAGAACGGCGTCCACGCCATCGGGCGCTACGGTTCGATTCGCGACGACATGGACGCTATCGGCGACGCTTACCCCGACGTGCCAACCGCGGAACTCTCGCTCTCGACCGACGGGATGTGGCCCCGCGAACTCATCGACGAGGGGTGCATGGACGCGGTGGTCCGCCGGGCCATCGAGGAGGGCGTCGAACCCGCCGACGCCATCCGCATGGCGACGCTCAACCCGGCCCGTCACTTCGGACTGGCCGAGGAGGGCGTCGGGTCGCTCTCGCCCGGCAGCGTCGCCGACATCGTCCTCGTCGACGACCTCGACGAGGTGAACGTCACCACGGTCGTCAGCGGCGGGGAGGTCGTCTACAACAAGGGCGAGTCGAAGGTCGCGCCCCGGAACCACGAGTACCCCGACCACTTCTACGACTCGGTGAACGTCTCGGCCGACCCCGAGCAGTTCCGGGTGCCCGCCGACGCGGCCGGTCCCGGCGGCGAGGTCCGCGCGGTCGAGTACCAGCAGGGCCTACTGTCGGGCGAGACGACCGTCTCCCCGCCGGTCGAGGGCGACCGACTCGTCGCGGACCCCGAGTCGGGAATCCTCAAGGCGACCCTGCTCGACCGCCACCCGAGGCGCGACGCCTCCGACCGAAGCACGGACGCCGGAACCGGCTTCACCGGTTTCGTGACGGGTCTCGGCCTCGACTCGGGCGCGGTCGCCACCACGCTGGTCTGGGAGACCACGGGCGTCCTCGCAGTCGGCGCGGACGACGAGGCCATGCGGACCGCGGTCGAACGCGTCGCGGAGATGGGCGGCGGGTGGGCCGTCGTGGACGACGGGGACGTAATCGCGGAACTCCCGACTCGCGTCGCCGGCGTCTGCTCGGACCTCGAAGTCGAGGAGACCGCGAAACTCTACGACGCCGTGGAGTCGGGCCTCCGGCGTCTCGGCGCGGACGCGGAGCGTCCGATGCTGGCGGTCCAGACCATGACGTTCCCCGGCGTCCCGAAACTCAAGTTCTCGTTCTCGGGCTACGCCGACATCCTGAACCGGGAAATCGTCGGACTGACGCCCTGA
- a CDS encoding lactate racemase domain-containing protein yields the protein MKVPYGDTAVEVSLPECDVTVAEPPGGDPVNPRNAAESAMADPHGPPLRERVDADDEVAIVVTDVTRATPDDVLVDALFADLREAGVPREQVSIVVGLGLHRPMTDEELRAALGGYADLAQNHDAEATRVVDELEGPDGESVPVELNPTVADADAVVSTGMVEPHQYAGFSGGAKTVAIGAGGESLIRYTHGPAMLARDGVRLGRVAGNPFRETLDRAGDLIGVDFCLNVTHGPAGILGASAGDHREVVEDLAELCKSNVSVSLSDTYDAVVAGVGAPKDANLYQATRAATYVALGDYDPLRDAGRIVVPARLGEGAGEGTGEKRFYDWLSGAESAETLYEEMRRGYEPGAQRAFVVARVLRNYGLYVTNSEAPEVVEDCLMHARESVEDAIEPGSDVLVVPDALDTLLVGERSS from the coding sequence ATGAAAGTTCCCTACGGAGACACCGCCGTCGAGGTTTCCCTGCCCGAGTGCGACGTGACGGTCGCCGAACCGCCGGGCGGCGACCCGGTTAATCCCCGAAACGCCGCCGAATCGGCGATGGCAGACCCTCACGGGCCGCCGCTCCGCGAACGCGTGGACGCCGACGACGAGGTGGCAATCGTCGTGACCGACGTGACCCGCGCGACGCCCGACGACGTGCTGGTGGACGCGCTGTTCGCGGACCTCCGCGAGGCGGGCGTCCCGCGCGAGCAGGTCTCCATCGTCGTCGGTCTCGGTCTCCACCGGCCGATGACCGACGAGGAGTTGCGCGCGGCGCTCGGCGGGTACGCCGACCTCGCGCAGAACCACGACGCCGAGGCGACCCGCGTGGTCGACGAACTCGAGGGACCCGACGGCGAGTCGGTCCCCGTCGAACTCAATCCGACCGTGGCCGACGCCGACGCCGTGGTCTCGACCGGGATGGTCGAACCACACCAGTACGCGGGGTTCTCCGGCGGCGCGAAGACGGTAGCCATCGGCGCGGGCGGCGAGTCGCTCATCCGCTACACCCACGGCCCGGCGATGCTCGCCCGAGACGGGGTTCGCCTCGGCAGAGTGGCGGGCAATCCGTTCCGCGAGACGCTGGACCGGGCGGGCGACCTGATAGGCGTCGATTTCTGTCTGAACGTCACGCACGGCCCGGCCGGAATTCTGGGCGCGAGCGCGGGCGACCACCGCGAGGTTGTCGAAGACCTCGCAGAGCTGTGTAAGAGCAATGTTTCCGTTTCCCTGAGCGATACGTACGATGCCGTCGTCGCGGGCGTCGGCGCGCCGAAGGACGCCAACCTCTATCAGGCCACGCGGGCCGCGACGTACGTCGCCTTGGGCGACTACGACCCGCTACGCGACGCGGGCCGAATCGTCGTTCCGGCCAGACTCGGCGAGGGCGCGGGCGAGGGAACCGGCGAGAAGCGATTCTACGACTGGCTCAGCGGTGCCGAGAGCGCCGAAACCCTGTACGAGGAGATGCGGCGGGGCTACGAACCCGGCGCACAGCGCGCGTTCGTCGTGGCCCGCGTCCTCCGGAACTACGGCCTCTACGTCACGAACAGCGAGGCACCGGAAGTCGTCGAGGACTGTCTCATGCACGCCCGCGAGTCGGTCGAAGACGCGATAGAACCGGGCAGCGACGTATTGGTGGTTCCCGACGCGCTCGACACCCTGCTCGTCGGCGAGCGCTCGTCGTGA